The window AGCATTCTTTCCAACGTTTCGGTGGTTTTCCCTGGGTTCTCTTCCCCGTGGGTTTGTTCTGCCTTGCGCCTTTTACCAGTCTGTTGTCCGGCATCATCTCTATGTGCTTATTCCAGTATTTTCTCCTCTGCCTCACAAACTTTTCCACGTCTTGAATCACGTTTCGTTCCCTTAGTTCCTCGTTTCTCACCCTGTCCAGTAAAGTCTTTCCATGTATTCTTCTTATTATCCTCATTTCTGTCGTTCTCATGTCCATGCCGTATCTGGTCTTGTCTCCGCAGCATAAGTCATGATGGGTCGGATGGCTGTCTTGTATATTCTTATTTTGCTGTCTatgttgagatatttattgcacCATACAATATCCTGAAGACAACCTGATATCGTCGACGCTTTCATTGTCTGATTTCTTACTACCCGCTTTAGATCTCCGTAGCTAGTGATGTCTGCTCCTAAGTATGTGAACTCTTTCACCTGTTCCACCATCTTTCCATCAATCTCCAGTTTACATCTTACGGGTTCTTTAGATTTTACCAtacattttgttttggttgtgtTTATGAGCATATTCAATGATTTGGCGTCCTGGTGAAAGCGTGAAGTATTCTCTGTAAATCGTTTTCTGAGTCAGAAATCAATACTGCGTCATCGGCATAGGAGACAACATGAAAATACACATTCCCAATCTTGTATCCCGCTGTTCTTGGCAgtttttctgttattttgtccataatcaaattaaatatgagAGGGCTTAGTGAGTCATCTTGTCTTAC is drawn from Harmonia axyridis chromosome 7, icHarAxyr1.1, whole genome shotgun sequence and contains these coding sequences:
- the LOC123685335 gene encoding uncharacterized protein LOC123685335 yields the protein MLINTTKTKCMVKSKEPVRCKLEIDGKMVEQVKEFTYLGADITSYGDLKRVVRNQTMKASTISGCLQDIVWCNKYLNIDSKIRIYKTAIRPIMTYAAETRPDTAWT